The region TCGATGCGGCGGAAGCGGTCTTCGCCGATGCCGTCGCGCAGCAGCGCCTGGCGGGTGGCCTCGGCGCGTCCGGCGGAGAGCGACCAGTTGTTGCCCACGGTGCCGGGCAGGAAGGGCAGGGCATCGGTATGGCCGCGAATGGTGAGCCCGCCGCCGTCGGGCGCGACGGCCTGCGCGATCGCGCCGAGCAGTTCGGCAGCATCGGGGGTGAGCACGGTGGTGCCAAGGCGGAACATCGAGAAGTCTGCATCGTCGACGAGGTCGATGCGCACGCCTTGCGTGGTGTCGACCAGCCGCACCTGCTTGGCGAGACGGCGCAGCCGCTCGCTCGAACGCAGCTTTTCCTCGAGCGACTGCTTGGCGCGCGCGGTGCGCTTGACCTTCGAGCCGCCCTCCTTGGCACCGCCTGTGGTGTCGCGAGGGATGGTCAGCGTCTTGGTGCCGGTCTGGCCCATGGCGTGCGGGTAGTTGTCGGCATCGGTGATCGAGGAGCCGCCGAGGAGTCCGCCCGCCGAACCCGCCGACTTGTTGCGCGTCTGGACCAGCGTCGGGGTGAAGTAGTCGGCAATGCCCTTGCGTTGCTTCTCGGTAGTGGCGCCCAGGATCCACAGCAGCAGGAAGAAGGCCATCATCGCGGTGACGAAGTCGGCATAGGCCACCTTCCAGGCACCGCCGTGGTGGCCGCCCTCGACCACCGTCACCTTCTTGACGATGATCGGCGGGAGCGGCTCGTCCTTCTTCTTGGCCACGCCTAGCGGCCCCGCATCGCGTCAAGCAGCTCGGAGAGGCCGGGGCGGAAGGCGTGGCCGAGGCCCGAGCGCGCGCTCTCGACCACCAGCGGCTGAGGCCAGCCGTGGAGGCTGGCGATGATCACCTGCTTGACGCAGTGGAAGATCATCTCGTCCTGGTCGTTGATTTGCTTGAGCCGCCCGGCCATCGGCGCGACGATGCCGTAGGCGAGCAGCACGCCCATGAAGGTGCCGACCAGCGCCGAGCCGATCATCTCGCCCAGTACCGAGGGGGGCTCGTCGATCGAGCCCATCGTCTTCACTACGCCCAGCACGGCGGCGACGATGCCCAGGGCGGGCAGCGCGTCGGCGAGATTCTGGATCGCGTGCTGGGGCTCGTGGAATTCGTGGAAGTGAGTCTTCATCGCGTTGTCCATAACGTCCTCGACGGCATGGACCTCGAGCGTGCCCGAGGAGACCACGATCAGCGTGAGCGTGTCGCAGATCAGGCCGGTCAGCGCGTGGTTGGCGAGGATGCGCGGGAATTCGGCGAAGAGCGAGGAGGAGGCGGGCTCGTTGACGTGGCTCTCGAGCGCCACCGGGCCTTCGGAGCGCAGGATCTTCATCAGCCGGGTGGTGAGGATGATCGCGTCGATGTGGTCCTGCTTGTTGTGGGTGGGGCCCTTGAACACCTTGGCCATCCCTGCGCCGAGCGCTTTCAGCTCGTGCATCGAATTGCCGGTGACGACCGCGCCCACCGCCGCGCCGCCGATGATCAACATCTCGTGCGGGATCGCGTGCATGACCGGCCCGAGCGCACCGCCGGTCATGGCGAAGCCGCCGAAGACCATCACCAGCAGGATGACGACGCCGATGATCGCGAACATCTCTTCTCGGTTCCTTGTCGAGGTCCGGGCGCGGGGCGGCCCGGGGATCGCCGCTCAGCGCAACTGGTCGAACAGGCTGAGCCCGGCGAGCTTGGTGAAGCTGGCCTGGCTCGCCTCGAGCACGGTGAGGGTTTCCTGCAGGGTGGCGATGGTCAGCGCGAGATCGGTGTCGCCGATCTCGGCCTCCTCGGCCGAGCGCAGTTCCTGCAGGTCGATGCGGCGCTGGTCGGTGATGTCGATCCACACGAGCCGGGTGCCGACCACGGTCTGCGCAGTGGTCACCGTGTCGAGCCCGGACTGCAGCGAAGCGAGTGCGTCGCGCGCGGCCCCGGCGGGATCGGCGGCGGCACCCTTCAGCGCATCGGCGAGCGTCTTGACCACGGCCATGGCGTCGGTCGCACTGCCGCCGCCGTCGGTGAAGGCGAAAGCCTGCGGCCCGGTGATTGCGCGCGGCACGCTCTGTCCTTCGCCCAGCGGCAGGCTGCCGGTGGCATTGGTGCCGACGTAGAGCGCATTGCCGCTGCCATCGAGCGCATAGGCATCGCCCCCGGTCTCGCCGCCGAACAGCGCATGGCCGTTGGAATCGCGCGCATTGGCGAGCGAGAACAGGGTCGCGTGGATCTGCGCCAGTTCCTCGCCGATGGCCTTGCGCTGGGTGTCGTTGAGCGTCGCGCTGGCGGCCTGCGTCGCTAGTTCCTGCGCGCGCACCAGTGCATCGCCGATGTCGCTCAGCGCCGCGTCGGCCAGGGTCAGGTCGGCGCTGGCGCGGTCGGCATTGGCGGTATCGATCGCCGAGAGCGCCTCGAGCCGGGCCAATCCGCGCAGCCGCGAGGCGGCGACCGGGTTGTCCGAGGAGCGGGTCAGGCGCTGGCCCGAGCCGAGCTGTTTCTGCAGGTTCTCGGCATGCGAGCGCAGCGTCTTCATGTCGCCGCGCGCCCTTTCGTAGAAGGCGCTGGTGCTGGTGGAGAGGATCGGCACGGGGGAAACCTCAGCGGATGGCCAGGATGGAATCGAAGATGTCCGAGGCCACCTGGATGACCCGGCCATTGGCCTGGAAGGCCTGCTGGAAACGCACGAGGTTGACCGCCTCCTGGTCGAGATCGACCCCCGCCTGCGCCTGAAGCGCGACGCGCGCGGTGCTGGCGATCGATTCGAGCGCATCGCGGGTGACCTGCCTTGCCGCGACCGCGCTCGAGACCTCGAACAGCACGCCGTCGATGGCGCCGGCCGGATTGGCCGCGGCGATCGCCGCGCGCAGGGCGACGAGGTTGGCGGTGTCGCGGCTGTTCGCCCCGGCGCCCGCGGGGGCGGTCGCGATGGCGTTGCCGCTGGTCGCGACGAGCGCGATGTCACTGGCACCCGTGCCCGAGAACAGCGGCTGGCCCGCATTGCCGGCAAGGTCGACGCCGCCTGTCTGCACGGTGTTGATCGTGGTGACGAGATCGCCAGCGATGGCATCGAGCCCCGCGCGCGAACTCGCGAGCTGGGCGAGCGCCTGTCCCTTGCCCGCAAGCGCGCCCGAGCTCACGGCAAGGGCATTGCCGTCGAGCGTGAACGAGACGGTTCCGTCGGCAGCCTTAGCCATCGCGAGGGTGCCCGAAGCGCCGCCATCGACGAGCGCCGGGCCCGCCGAACCGCCGAGCTTCACGGTGACGACCCCGGTATCGGCGGCAAAGCCGGTCGAGACGTCGGCATGTCGGGAGAGATCCTGAAGCAGCTTGTCACGCTGATCGAACAGCGCGGTCTGGTCGCTCGAGAGGTCGGCGCTGCGGGTCAGGCGCAGGTTTACGCGTGCCAGTTCGGCGGCGATGCGGTTGACTTCGTCGACCCCGTCCTGCGCCTCGAAGCGCAGGCCTTCGCCTACCGCGTCGAGGCTCTGCGCGGTGACGTTGAAGGTCTGTGCGACATTGCGGCTCTTCTCGAGCGCAGCTGCGCGCAGCGAGCCGTCGGTGGGATCGGAGAGCAGCTGCTGGAAGGCGGCCTCGAGGTCGACGATGCTGGTGTAGATGCCGGTCTGCTCGATTGCCGCCTCGACGTTCTCCAGACCCTGCAGTTCGGCATTGGCACGTGCGGCGTCGGCGCCGGTGCGGCGCACTTCGGACTGGCGGAACAGGTCGGCATTGCGCACCACCCCGGTGACGTGGACGCCCGCGAGGTTGATTGCGCTCGGAACCGTCGAGACCGAACTGACCGCGATCTCGGTGAGCGAGGCCGAGCGGCGCACGTAGCCTTCGGAAGAGGCGTTGGCGATGTTGTTGGCGGTCACGTCGAGCGCGACCCGCGCGGCGCGGGTGCCGCTGCGCGCAATCGAGATGAGGTCGGAAGACATCGCTCAGCCTTCCTTCTGCTCGGATGCGGGAACGAAGCGCGCCAGTTGCGCCTCGATCGCGCTGGCAAGACCGAAAGCCCCGCTGCGCGCCGCCACGTCGGCAAACTGTTCGTCGCGCATCTGGCGGAAGGTCTCGATTGCCTGTCCCGAAAACGGTCCCTCGGGGGCGAAGCTGGTCTGGCGCGCGGCGGCGAGCATCTGGCGCACGAAGATCGCTTCGAACTGCTGCGCGGCGGCGTGCAACTGCATGCCTTCGGTGGCCTGCGGAGAGGTCATGCCGCTGCCCGGCGCGAGCGCGAGCGCGGCAGGAACGCTCGCAGGGGAGAGAGGCGCGAGGCTCATATGATCACCATTTCGGCCTTGAGCGCACCGGCCTGCTTGAGCGCCTCGAGGATCGCGACGAGGTCGGACGGGGTCACGCCCAGCATGTTGAGCGCATCGACCACTTGCGCCAGCGAAGCGCCCGGCTCGAACAGCGCGACCGCGCGGCTTTCTTCCTCGGTGGAGATGGTGGAACTTTGTTCAAGGGCGGTCTGGCCCTGGCTCAGGGGGGCGGGCTGGACGACCATCGGCGCCTCGTCGACGCGTACCGTAAGCTTGCCGTGGCTGATCGCGGCGGGCGAGAGGCGCACGGCTGAATTGATCACCACCGTGCCGGTGCGCGAGTTGACGATGACTTTTGCGGCGGTCTCGGCAGGGGCGACCTCGATCATCTCGATCGCGGCCATCATGCTCGCGCGCGCGTCGCTCGCGACCGGCAGGGTCAGCGCGAGGGTCACGCCATCCTCGACCGTGGCGGTGCCCGGAATGCGCCGGTTGATCGCGTCGCGGATGCGCGAGGCAGTGAGAAAGTCGGCATTGAACAGGTTCCAGCGCAGCGTCGGCGCATGGTCGAAACCGGTCGCCACCGCGCGTTCGACCGAGGCGCCGTCGGCGATGCGCCCGACGGTGGGCACGTTGACGGTGAGGTTGGAGCCGTCGTTGGCCGAGATGCCGAGCCCGCCGACCGCGAGGTTGCCCTGGGCCATGGCATAGATCTGCCCGTCCGCGCCGTAGAGTGGCGAGAGGATCAGCGCCCCGCCGCGCAGCGACTTGGCCTTGCCGATGGTCGAGACGGTGACGTCAATGCGCTGGCCCGGCTTGGCGAAGGCGGGCAGCTCGGCGGTGACCATGACCGCGGCCGCGTTCTTCAGCCCCGGCGAGATCCCGGCGGGAAGCGTCAGCCCCATGCGCCCCGAAACGCCCTTCATCGCTTGGGTGAGGTATTCGAGATTGTCGTCGCCGGTACCGGGCAGGCCGACGACGACGCCGTATCCGGTCAGCTGGTTCGAGCGCACGCCCTGGAACTGGCCGAGGTCGCGCACCCGCTCGGCGCGGGCGGGCGCGGGCAGGGCGAGCGAGAGCGCGGTCAGCGCCGCCACCAGCGCGGCGACGAGCAGCGAGGCGGCGCGGTAGAGCCACGCGGCGAGCGGGAGGCGGCTGCGCGGTTCCATCAGAACGGCGAGATCATGTTGAAGAAGCGGCCAAGCCAGCCTTGCCTGCTGGCTCGCTGGAGCGCGCCATTGCCCGAGTACTCGACATGGGCGTCGGCGACGCGGGTCGAGGGCACGACATTGTCGGCGTCGATGTCGGCGAGGCGCACGATCCCCGAAAAGCGGATCCATTCGTCGCCCTGGCTGAGCAGCATTGTCTTTTCTCCCCTGACGAGCGCGGTGCCGTTGCTGCGCACTTCGGCGATGGTGACGGAAAGCGTCGAGGCGAGCGCGCTGGTCTGCGCCGCGCTTCCCTGACCATTGAACGACGAGGACGAGCTTGCGTTAAGGGCATTGGGGTTGAGGAACGAGAGCAGCCCGGCACTCGGCGGCACGATGCCGCCCGCGCCGCCCTTCTGGCTTTTCGAATTGACCGACTTGGAGGCGCTGGTCGTCTCGACGAGCGCGATGGTCACCGGATCGCCCACCGCGCCCGCGCGGGTGCCGCGATAGAGCGGGGCGTAGCCTGCCGCTGCCGCGAAGATGCTGCCGCTGGCCGGTGCAGCGCCCGGATCGGCGGGACGCACCGGCAGGCTGGGCTCGAAGCTGCTCGGCTTCGGCTCCTTCTTGCGCGCCTGTGCCGGGCTGGCGGCGAGCGCGAAGGCGAGGACCATGGCCAGAAGGCTGGCGAGACACCCGGCGACGACAGGGGATCGTGCCGGATGCCTCGCCTCCGGGGCCATGCAACGATGACGAGGGCTGCCCATCGCCGTCACAGCGTCTGGTTGGCGTTGCGCAGCATCTCGTCGACCGCCGAGATCATCTTCGAATTGATCTCGTAGGCGCGCTGCGTCTCGATCATGTCGACCAGTTCCTCGACCACGTTGACGTTCGAGGCCTCGAGCATGGCCTGGCGGATGTGGCCGCGGCCCTGCTCGCCCGCGATGCCGATCTGCGCCGGGCCGCTTGCCCCGGTCTCGAGCATGAAGTTGTCCGAGGCCGCCTGCAGCCCTTGCGGATTGGTGAAGCTGGCGATGGTGATCTGCCCCAGCTGGGTCGGGTCCGACTGCCCGGCAAGCTGCGCCGAGACGGTGCCGTCCTCCGAGATCGAGATCGTCGTCGCGTCCTCGGGAATGGTGATCGGCGGCTGGACGGCATAGCCCTGGCTGGTCACCAGCAGCCCCTCGGCAGTGCGGCTGAAGTTGCCCGCACGGGTATAGGCGAGCTGGCCGCCGGGCAGGCTGATCTGGAAATAGCCGTCGCCGTCCAGCGCAAGGTCGAGGCTGTTGCCGGTCATCTGCAGCGATCCCTGCACTTCCATGCGCGAGGTCGACTGCACGCCCACCCCGGTGCCGAGATTGAGGCCGATGGCGTAGCTGGTCTCGTTCGAGGACTGCGCGCCTGCCACGCGCGCATCCTGATAGGCGAGCGTCGCGAAGTTGGCGCGGTCGCGCTTGAACGCGGTCGTCGAGACGTTGGCGAGGTTGTTGGCGATCACGCGCATGCGCGTGTCCTGGGCTTCGAGCCCGGTGCGGGCGACCTGAAGGGCGGATGAGGGCATGGGCCTTGTTCCTTGTGCTCAATTCTATTCGATGCGCATCAGCCGCGCGCCGCCCTCGTCGAGCTGGCGGGCGGTGTCGATGAGCTTGGTGCGGATGTCGAAGAGGCGCTGTGCCGCGACCATCTCGACGAGGACTTCGCTGGGGCTGACGTTGGACTGCTCGAGCGCGCCGGGGATCAGCCGCGCGTTCTCGTCGGCGGGGAGCACGCCGAAGGGCTGGCCTGCCCCGCCGGGCACGCGGAACTGGCCGGCCAGCTGCTTGACCACCGCGGAGCCGGTGGTCGAGACCAGCCGCAGCCGGTCGATGCGCTGCGGCGGTTCCTCGGGCGTCGCCGGGTCCTTGACCAGCACGGCGCCGTCGGGGGCGATCGTCACCTTGCCGCCGGGGGGCAGGGTGACCGGGCCGTTCTCGCCCAGCACCGGCAGGCCCTCGCCGTTCTGCAACACGCCGGTCACGGTGATCGAGAGATCGCCGCGCCGGGTATAGGCCTCGCCGCCGTCGCTCGCCTGCACCGCCAGCATCGCATCGCCGCTCAGCGCGACGTCGAGCGGATTGCCGGTATCGACCACCGCGCCGTCCTTCATCGAGGCGCCGCGCACTTCGGCGCTCGAAAGCGCGCGTACTTCGACCTGCGGTCCCTCCAGCGTCATCGGCGTGGCGTTGAGGATCTCGGCCTTGAAGCCGATGGTCTGGGCATTGGCCATGTTGTTGGCGATGACGCGCTCGCAGGTCATCGAGTTGGCCATGCCCGACAGGGCGGTGTAGATCAGGCGGTCCATGTCCGGTTCCTCGGGTCCTGCGTCCGGCGGTCAGGCTCAGTTGCGCAGGTTGATGATCGTCTGCGAGATCTGCGTCGCGGTATCGACCGCCTTGGCATTGGCCTGGAAGTTGCGCTGCGCGGTGATCAGCGAGACCAGCTCCTCGGCGATGTCGACGTTCGAGCGTTCGATCGAACCGGCCATGAGCGCGCCGAACAGCCCGGTGCCCGGCTGGCCGTAGCTTGCCGCACCCGACGTGCCCGAGGCCTGCCAGCTGGCATTGCCCAGCTGCTTGAGCCCGGTCGGGGCGATGAAGGTCCCCAGTGCGACGACGCCGAGGATGTCGTTCTCGCCATCGGCATAGGTCGCGATGACCTGCCCGCTCGAATTGATGGTGACGCCCGCAAATTCCTCGCCCGCGGTGTTGGTCGCCGGGATCTGCACGTCTTGCAGCGTCGTCGTCGAGGTGATCGCACCGGTTGCATCGACCGGGTAGACCTGCAGCCGCGCGTTCTGCGCGTTCCTGATGTAGCCGTTGCCATCGACGGTGAACGAGCCTGCGCGGGTGTACTGGGTCTGGCCCGAAAGCGGGGAGACCACGGTGAAGAAGCCCTCGCCGTTGATCGCGAGGTCGAGCGCGCTGCCGGTCTGCTCGATCGGGCCGAGCGAGAACTCCTGCTTGATCGCGCTCACCCGCGCGCCGATGCCGGTGGTCAGCGCCGGGTCGGTCAGGATCGAGGCCGAGACGATGTCGGCGAAGGCGGTCGAGCTCTTCTTGAAGCCCGAGGTCTCGGCGTTGGCGATGTTGTGCGAGATCACGTTGAGATCGGTCTGGGCGTTCTTCAGGCCGGTCAGCGAGGTATAGTAGGACATGGTCGGGGTCTCCGTGCGAAGGGGTCAGGCGGGCTCGGCCGCAGTGCTGGCGGCAAGCCGGGCGGTGAGGGACGCGAGGGCCTCGCCGGTTGCCGCTTCGGCGCTCACCAGCGTGTCGAGCTTGGCCGAGATGGTCTTGAGCGTGTCGGCCATCTCGGTGGTCCCGGCGAGCGAGGAGAACTGCGCCATCTGCGCCAGCATCTCGGTCTGGTCGGTCGGGTTGAACGGATCCTGCTGCTGCATCTGCGCGAGCATCAGCTTGAGGAAGTCGCCCTGATCGAGATCGGAGAGCGAGGTCTTGGCGCTCGCCGACGAGGCGGTCGTGCCCGTGGCGGCGTTGAGTGCGGTGACGGTCATTTGAGCCTCATCGTTTCGAGCATGAGCTGCTTGGTGGTGGAGAGGGCCTCGACCAGGTTCTGGTACTGGCGCGAGGCCTCGAGCATCTCGACCATCTCGGCGTTCTCATCGACCGGGGCGGCCCAGACGTCGCCGTTGGCATCGGCGAGAGGGTGATCGGGGGTGTGCTCGCGCAGTGCCGCGGCCTGTTCGCGCACCACGCCGCGCAGGTCGACGCTGGCCAAGCCGCTCGCGCGGTCGAAGTCCTCGGCGAAGACCGCGCGGATCGGCTTGTAGGCATCCTCTTCGCTGGCCGCGACGCTGCCTGCGTTGGCGAGGTTGGAGGCCGCCGCGTTCATACGCACCAGCTGGGCCGACATGGCGCGCTGGGCGAGGGTGAAGATCGTCATCGGGGGATTGCCGGGCCCTGCCATCGTCAGTCTCCGCGCAGTGCACGCTTGAGCGTGTCGACCCGGCCACGGATGAATTCAAGCGTGGTCGAATAGCCCAGCGCGTTCTCGGAGAAGGCGAGCTGCTCGTTCTGCAGCTCGACCGTGTTGCCGTCGAGGGCGGGCATCACCGGCACGCGGTAGCGCAGCGCGCCCTCGGCGGCGGAAGCAGGGTCGGTGCCGGTCTCGCTGCGGGCGAGCGCATCGGTGAAGTCGATGTCACGCGCCTTGTAGCCGGGCGTCGCGGCATTGGCGATGTTGGCGGCGATCAGGCCCATGCGCTGCGAACGCAGTTCGAGCGCCCTGCCGTGAATGCCGAAGATCTCGCGTGACATCGCGCCTTCCTTGCTTGTCTGGTGCGCTAGCCTCGTCGGGCGGCGCGTACTGGACGCAGTGTCGCAAGGGGCGTGCCAGATCGTGAGGCCTGCGCGTTTCGCGCGTATGCAGGCGGGGGCGACGACCTTCGGCAAGGGCGGCAGAGAGCAGGGCGGCAAGCGCTTGCCGCTGGTCCGGCAAATTCGCGCCCCTGGCTGAATTGTCGGCGCGCGTGCCGTTCTGCGAGGGGAAAGGAACGCGCACATTGTCCATTCCGCCTGATCCCCCCATCCCGACCATCTCGCCCGACATGCTGGCGCGCAGCCTTGCCGACATCGCCGATCCCGGCGCCGCGCTGATCGTGGTCGGGGGAACCTTGCTGGCGACGCTGCTTCGCTGTGGCATCGGCGATACCGGCGCGGCGCTGGTCTCGCTGCGCCGGCTCGTGCTGCGCCGCCGGTTCAGCGCCGCGCGCCTGCGCGCGCAGCTCGCCGGTCACGTGCAGGACTTGCAGCGCGACGGCGTCATCCGCTCGCAGGCGTCCGAGAGCGGCGATGCCGAGTTCGACGAGGCGACCCGCGCACTCGTCGCCGCGCGCTCGCTCGGCCCGCTGCGCAGCGCGCATCTCGCGCACAAGCGCCGCCGCACCGAGCGCACCATGCGCGCGGTGCGCACCTTCAATCAGGCCGCCGACCTCTCGCCGGTGCTGGGGCTCGCCGGTACGCTCGTTTCGCTCACGCAACTTCCGCAAGGTGGCGCAGCCTCGAGCGCGGGCGGGGACTTTACCGGCGCGATCTCGATGGCGGTGCTGACAACGCTTTACGGTCTGCTGCTCGGCAACATGGTCTTCGCCCCGCTCTCGCGCCTCGTCGCCCGCCGCGCCGCGCAGGAGGAGCGCGCGCGCCAGTCGGTCTACGACTGGCTCGAACAGCAGGCCGCACTCGGCCTGCCGCGCATGCCGCTACCCGAGGCCAGGCCGGTGCAGCGGGCCAGGCCTGCCGCCGAGGTCGCGCCCGCACCGGTGAAAGCCGACGCGGGCGCCGATAAAGCTGCCGGAGAGGACGCGTGAGCGGGCGGGCCACGATGAGCTGGCAGACCTCGCTCGCCGATCTCTCGCTTATCCTGTTCATGGTCACTGCCGCGGCGGTCAGCACGGATACGAAGGCTCCCGCAATGCCTGCCGATGTAAAGCCCGCATCGCCGCAGCCACCCGGCGAGGGGCTCTCGGTCTATCTCGTTCAGCCCGGTATGCCGCCTTTCGCAGAGTGGCTGGCCGCACAGACCCGCGACCCGCGCCAGCAGCTCACGATCACCGCCACTTACGCGCGCGAGGATAGGCGCAGCGCGGTCATGGCCCGCGCGCTTTCGCTTGCGGACGAAGCCGAAGCACAGGGGCTGTCAGCGCGCATCGTCGTCGAGCCGCTGGGCTCCGCATCGGGCGCGACGCCTTTGCGTGCAGTGCTCGCCTTCGATCGATCCGGTGCGCCCTAAATCAGGGGGCACGAAGGCGCGAAGGTACGTGGCACGGTGCTTGCTCTAACCCTGTCACGCCATCCGCACAGGCACGTAGGTCGCGCTAAGCAGGATCTGCAAGCGAGGCTGCGAGTGTCGGGGCTCTGGACAAGGACCGAGATGACTTTCGTACTCGCCATAGCGATGATCGCTGCGCCCGGCACTGCCGGGGCAGGCTTTGCTGACCTCGATGCGATCGACCGGCGTATCGCGGCCTTCACCGGCGCTGCGGTCGGCGCGGTCGGCGGCGCGCAGACCCCGCTCGACCGGCGGCTCCGGTTGCGGCTCTGTCAAGAGCCGCTGGCGCTGACCTGGCGCTCGGCGCGGCAGGACAGTGTCCTGGTGCAGTGCCCCGATCCGGGCGGCTGGCGGCTGTTCGTTCCCGTTGTTCGCCCAGCGGTCTCCGCACCCGCCGCCCCTGTTCCGGCACCCGACGTCATCGCGCGTGGCGATGCGGTTGCTATCGCGGTAAGCGGGCAGGGCTTTACCGTGTCGCAGCCGGGCGAGGCGCTCGAGAGCGGCGCGGTGGGCGAGTGGATAAGAGTGCGCCCCGCCAGCGCCTCGCGCCAGCGCGCCGAGGAGATGCGCGCGCGCGTGATCAGGCCCGGCCTCGTCGCGATACCGCTGCCTTGAGGGTTCCCTGCGGGGCGGCGGTTTCCCTGAAACTGCGCAGTTTTACCCGGCTCGTCCCGAGAAAATCGCAAGGCTGGCTTAAACGCCCGCGAACCACGCCGTCCTGAGAGCAGTCAAACTCAAGGAGCGGTGTAATGGCACCTATCGAACTGGGACCTGCCCGTGCCGTCGGTGCGATCAGCGCCAGGCTGACCCGCACCGCGGGCGGCGAGGAGCAGGCCACGACCTCCGGCGCATCCACGCGCCAACCCGATACCGAAACCCCCGCCGTCGCCCCGACGAGCCCGGTCCAGACCAGCGGCGCGCTCGATGCGGGCGAGGCCCCGGTCGAGGCCGATCGTGTCGCGGTGATCCGCAAGGCGGTCGAATCGGGCACATACCCGGTGATCCCGACGCGTATCGCCGATGCCATCATAGCTGCGGGCGTATTGCTGCGGAGCCCCAAGTGATGACCGCCCGGGCGATCACGCCGACCGGCACACGCCATCATGGCCAGCTGCGCGAGACCTTGCGGCAGATGCTTGCCGTGCTCGAGAGCGAGCGGCAGGCGCTTGCCGGGCTCGACCTCGACGGCATCGTCGGGGCGACGCGCGACAAGGAGCGCCTGTGCGGCACGCTCGGCGCGGCCGCGCCGGGTGTCGGCGGGGGCATGGCAGGGGCGTTCGACCTCGACGAGGAATGCCGCACGATGCTCGACACCGCGCGGCGCCTCAACGAGGTCAACCGGCAGGTACGCAACCTGCTCGCGGCCAACGTCAGCCGTCGTCTCGACGCGCTGACCGGCTCGCCGCGGCTCTATCATGGCGGGTCGGGCTATGCCGTCGCGGGTGTGCGGGCCTGAGCCGTGCCGGTGGCGGGGCCGGGCGCGGGGGCGTCTGGCACGGCCCTTGCTCACCGCCGGAGCATGATCATGCCCGCGGAGCCGCGTCTTGAGTGACCCCCGTCTTCCTTCTGCCTCCGGCCTTCCTCCTGCCTCGGTGTCCGGCGCGAAGATGCACGGCGCGCGCGACAGTGCATCGCAGGCGGCCATCGCCCGCGCGTCCGACGCGACCGGTGTCGACTTTCGCTATCTGCTCGCGCAAGCGCGCATCGAATCGAGCCTCGATCCCTCGGCGCGCGCGGCAACTTCCAGCGCGGCCGGGCTCTACCAGTTCACCGATGCCACCTGGCTCGAGACGCTCGCTCGCCATGCCGGCAGTCATGGCATGGACTGGGTCAGCCGCACGATCGCGGGCGGAGGGCTTGCCGACCCGGCCATGCGCGCGAGCGTCATGGGGCTGCGCTACGATGCCGGGGCCTCGGCGCAGATGGCCGCCGAGCTCGCGCGCGACA is a window of Novosphingobium aureum DNA encoding:
- a CDS encoding flagellar motor protein MotB, with translation MAKKKDEPLPPIIVKKVTVVEGGHHGGAWKVAYADFVTAMMAFFLLLWILGATTEKQRKGIADYFTPTLVQTRNKSAGSAGGLLGGSSITDADNYPHAMGQTGTKTLTIPRDTTGGAKEGGSKVKRTARAKQSLEEKLRSSERLRRLAKQVRLVDTTQGVRIDLVDDADFSMFRLGTTVLTPDAAELLGAIAQAVAPDGGGLTIRGHTDALPFLPGTVGNNWSLSAGRAEATRQALLRDGIGEDRFRRIEGVADKELLIPADPNDPRNRRISITVLD
- the motA gene encoding flagellar motor stator protein MotA, which produces MFAIIGVVILLVMVFGGFAMTGGALGPVMHAIPHEMLIIGGAAVGAVVTGNSMHELKALGAGMAKVFKGPTHNKQDHIDAIILTTRLMKILRSEGPVALESHVNEPASSSLFAEFPRILANHALTGLICDTLTLIVVSSGTLEVHAVEDVMDNAMKTHFHEFHEPQHAIQNLADALPALGIVAAVLGVVKTMGSIDEPPSVLGEMIGSALVGTFMGVLLAYGIVAPMAGRLKQINDQDEMIFHCVKQVIIASLHGWPQPLVVESARSGLGHAFRPGLSELLDAMRGR
- a CDS encoding flagellin N-terminal helical domain-containing protein gives rise to the protein MPILSTSTSAFYERARGDMKTLRSHAENLQKQLGSGQRLTRSSDNPVAASRLRGLARLEALSAIDTANADRASADLTLADAALSDIGDALVRAQELATQAASATLNDTQRKAIGEELAQIHATLFSLANARDSNGHALFGGETGGDAYALDGSGNALYVGTNATGSLPLGEGQSVPRAITGPQAFAFTDGGGSATDAMAVVKTLADALKGAAADPAGAARDALASLQSGLDTVTTAQTVVGTRLVWIDITDQRRIDLQELRSAEEAEIGDTDLALTIATLQETLTVLEASQASFTKLAGLSLFDQLR
- the flgK gene encoding flagellar hook-associated protein FlgK is translated as MSSDLISIARSGTRAARVALDVTANNIANASSEGYVRRSASLTEIAVSSVSTVPSAINLAGVHVTGVVRNADLFRQSEVRRTGADAARANAELQGLENVEAAIEQTGIYTSIVDLEAAFQQLLSDPTDGSLRAAALEKSRNVAQTFNVTAQSLDAVGEGLRFEAQDGVDEVNRIAAELARVNLRLTRSADLSSDQTALFDQRDKLLQDLSRHADVSTGFAADTGVVTVKLGGSAGPALVDGGASGTLAMAKAADGTVSFTLDGNALAVSSGALAGKGQALAQLASSRAGLDAIAGDLVTTINTVQTGGVDLAGNAGQPLFSGTGASDIALVATSGNAIATAPAGAGANSRDTANLVALRAAIAAANPAGAIDGVLFEVSSAVAARQVTRDALESIASTARVALQAQAGVDLDQEAVNLVRFQQAFQANGRVIQVASDIFDSILAIR
- a CDS encoding rod-binding protein, with the protein product MSLAPLSPASVPAALALAPGSGMTSPQATEGMQLHAAAQQFEAIFVRQMLAAARQTSFAPEGPFSGQAIETFRQMRDEQFADVAARSGAFGLASAIEAQLARFVPASEQKEG
- a CDS encoding flagellar basal body P-ring protein FlgI, whose protein sequence is MEPRSRLPLAAWLYRAASLLVAALVAALTALSLALPAPARAERVRDLGQFQGVRSNQLTGYGVVVGLPGTGDDNLEYLTQAMKGVSGRMGLTLPAGISPGLKNAAAVMVTAELPAFAKPGQRIDVTVSTIGKAKSLRGGALILSPLYGADGQIYAMAQGNLAVGGLGISANDGSNLTVNVPTVGRIADGASVERAVATGFDHAPTLRWNLFNADFLTASRIRDAINRRIPGTATVEDGVTLALTLPVASDARASMMAAIEMIEVAPAETAAKVIVNSRTGTVVINSAVRLSPAAISHGKLTVRVDEAPMVVQPAPLSQGQTALEQSSTISTEEESRAVALFEPGASLAQVVDALNMLGVTPSDLVAILEALKQAGALKAEMVII
- a CDS encoding flagellar basal body L-ring protein FlgH; protein product: MAPEARHPARSPVVAGCLASLLAMVLAFALAASPAQARKKEPKPSSFEPSLPVRPADPGAAPASGSIFAAAAGYAPLYRGTRAGAVGDPVTIALVETTSASKSVNSKSQKGGAGGIVPPSAGLLSFLNPNALNASSSSSFNGQGSAAQTSALASTLSVTIAEVRSNGTALVRGEKTMLLSQGDEWIRFSGIVRLADIDADNVVPSTRVADAHVEYSGNGALQRASRQGWLGRFFNMISPF
- the flgG gene encoding flagellar basal-body rod protein FlgG; the protein is MPSSALQVARTGLEAQDTRMRVIANNLANVSTTAFKRDRANFATLAYQDARVAGAQSSNETSYAIGLNLGTGVGVQSTSRMEVQGSLQMTGNSLDLALDGDGYFQISLPGGQLAYTRAGNFSRTAEGLLVTSQGYAVQPPITIPEDATTISISEDGTVSAQLAGQSDPTQLGQITIASFTNPQGLQAASDNFMLETGASGPAQIGIAGEQGRGHIRQAMLEASNVNVVEELVDMIETQRAYEINSKMISAVDEMLRNANQTL